The following proteins come from a genomic window of Parambassis ranga chromosome 4, fParRan2.1, whole genome shotgun sequence:
- the LOC114434488 gene encoding uncharacterized protein LOC114434488, whose translation MTPAVTPASLYWIVGLLACSEAAAPNVTATFGDNVKLTCWAPNANITVVLWVKADQESEGFVLLYRDGHFETDGQLTSFNGRVELKEDGDTCLILKDVKTADSGTYKCEVVQEGKRHSQTIHLIVVPAAQNIFSKPGQTVTLPCGSPKNNTTPATWIKDGFESEGYVAQFRDNNFANASQHPSYRGRVKLNRNKSLTMKKLTTADSGTYICETYWGGSFHNETVSLIIVHKGGDSEGRRHVGLAGVFVFVVGFVMYKRHQKKKKHPPVCPDEAAVQQLV comes from the exons ATGACGCCTGCTGTAACGCCTGCATCACTTTACTGGATTGTGGGTCTGCTGGCTTGTTCCGAGGCTGCAG CTCCGAACGTCACAGCTACATTTGGAGACAATGTGAAACTCACATGTTGGGCTCCAAACGCCAACATCACAGTTGTTTTATGGGTCAAAGCTGACCAGGAATCCGAAGGATTCGTCCTGCTTTATCGGGATGGGCATTTTGAAACTGATGGCCAGCTTACATCTTTTAATGGCCGGGTGGAGCTGAAGGAGGATGGAGACACgtgtcttattttgaaggatgTGAAGACTGCTGACAGTGGAACATACAAGTGTGAAGTCGTCCAGGAAGGAAAACGCCACAGTCAGACAATACATCTGATTGTAGTTCCAGcag CTCAGAACATCTTTTCTAAACCTGGACAGACTGTTACTCTGCCATGTGGATCTCCAAAGAACAACACCACCCCTGCTACATGGATCAAAGATGGCTTTGAGAGTGAAGGATATGTTGCGCAATTCCGGGATAACAACTTTGCCAATGCATCCCAGCATCCATCTTATCGGGGTCGGGTGAAGCTGAACAGAAACAAGTCTCTTACCATGAAAAAATTAACAACAGCTGACAGTGGAACCTACATATGTGAAACCTACTGGGGAGGTAGTTTTCACAATGAGACAGTCTCTCTGATTATAGTTCAtaaag GTGGAGACAGTGAGGGAAGAAGACATGTTGGACTAGctggagtttttgtttttgttgttggttttgtgatgtataaaagacaccagaagaagaaaaaacatcctCCAGTCTGTCCTGATGAAGCAGCTGTACAGCAGCTGGTCTGA
- the LOC114434487 gene encoding Fc receptor-like A — translation MEDTWILWLLFQTSLLCCTTNQARLMPTFNSSQMFEGDSMSLRCEEDDSSGGWTVRRKTRIQQSQCGHGWGISAGSSCKIGFVFPWDSGVYWCESREGQTSNSINLTVSDGPVILQSPVLPVMEGDDVSLSCRTKTAASNLPAAFYKDGSLLSAQPTGHMTIQHVSSSDEGLYKCDIRGHGESPPSWISVTGRPTTVPTSTTTPTPTTTPISTASPPPQPSSLVFSLVCHLVVLCPYLCSTFLMVSLYRHRSTGKGLPVSTVMTPPTLTEQGLDEECDDIICAVTKEHQF, via the exons ATGGAGGACACATGGATACTGTGGCTGCTCT TTCAGACgtcactgctgtgctgcacaACAAACCAAG cTCGTCTGATGCCGACTTTCAACAGCTCTCAGATGTTTGAAGGAGACTCTATGTCTCTGAGATGTGAGGAGGACGACAGCTCTGGAGGATGGACCGTGAGGAGAAAGACAAGGATACAACAGTCTCAGTGTGGACATGGGTGGGGAATATCTGCTGGGTCTTCCTGTAAGATCGGCTTCGTCTTCCCGTGGGACAGcggtgtgtactggtgtgagtccaGAGAGGGACAGACCAGTAACAGCATCAACCTGACTGTCTCTG ATGGACCAGTGATCCTGCAGAGTCCCGTCCTCCCTGTGATGGAGGGAGATGACGTCTCTCTGAGCTGTAGAACCAAGACCGCTGCCTCCAACCTCCCAGCTGCTTTCTATAAAGATGGTTCCCTCCTCAGTGCTCAGCctacaggtcacatgaccatccaGCATGTTTCCAGCTCTGATGAAGGCCTCTACAAGTGTGACATCAGAGGTCATGGAGAGTCTCCGCCCAGCTGGATCAGTGTCACAG GTCGACCCACAACTGTGCCCACTTCTACAACCACACCCACCCCTACAACCACACCCATCTCCACTGCCTCCCCTCCGCCTCAGCCTTCTTCTCTGGTGTTCAGCCTGGTCTGTCACCTGGTGGTGTTGTGTCCGtacctctgctccaccttccTCATGGTGTCTTTGTATCGACACAGATCCACAG GAAAAGGCCTTCCCGTCTCCACGGTgatgaccccacccaccctcacTGAGCAGGGATTGGATGAAGagtgtgatgacatcatctgtgctgtcaCCAAGGAGCATCAGTTCTGA